One window of Athalia rosae chromosome 2, iyAthRosa1.1, whole genome shotgun sequence genomic DNA carries:
- the LOC105684928 gene encoding coiled-coil domain-containing protein 12 — protein MADDKVGSLEEEAFKRKERLQALKRKNEEHKEQEPVEPANLPKPKFRSYKPQDESLKEKLLDDAKPGDIESEVKEQLNAANAKVVIEELDISSLAPRKPDWDLKRDVAKKLEKLERRTQKAIAELIRERLKQGQEDLASIVNMAPINSSKLKKPTRSNEEE, from the exons ATGGCGGATGACAAGGTTGGTTCGCTCGAAGAGGAAGCCTTCAAAAGGAAAGAACGGTTACAAGCGCTAAAAAGGAAGAACGAAGAACACAAAGAGCAAGAACCTGTTGAGCCTGCGAATCTACCGAA GCCTAAATTTCGAAGTTACAAACCCCAAGATGAAAGTCTGAAAGAAAAGTTATTGGATGATGCCAAACCAGGAGATATTGAGAGTGAGGTTAAGGAGCAATTGAATGCTGCAAATGCCAAAGTCGTCATCGAGGAACTC gaTATAAGTAGTTTGGCACCCCGTAAACCAGACTGGGATTTGAAGAGAGATGTAGCCAAGAAGTTAGAAAAATTAGAGAGGCGGACACAGAAAGCAATAGCTGAACTGATACGTGAAAGATTAAAACAAGGTCAAGAAGACCTTGCATCTATAGTAAATATGGCACCAATCAATTCTTCCAAACTGAAAAAACCGACCAGGTCTAATGAAGAAGAATAG
- the LOC105684921 gene encoding carbonic anhydrase 2-like — MNTITLSNFLTILIFSGAVVAQDFSYDGIHGPQYWGKDYQSCVGKHQSPINIEEHYVRTVTLPPLLFSGFDVPRIATLTNNGHTVLLRAVGHVDAFLTGGPLGDDVYTFEQLHFHWGENDWEGSEDMINNQSFAMELHAVFYKSIYRSAAEAQRYPDGLTVLAYFMAAGEEMDPSYEPLVETLPQIEVIGKENIILEDLILESILMTNRPSSQNYFTYNGSLTTPPCSEVVTWIDFKQPHILSREQIAAFRRIRSAEGERVTHNFRPVQPLEDRIVYENIPELSYHNQRYYPEQIYSGQLASRASVPPLIVSLIISTYLWCR, encoded by the exons ATGAATACCATCAcgctttccaattttttgacGATCCTAATTT TTTCAGGTGCTGTCGTAGCTCAAGATTTCTCTTACGATGGAATTCACG GCCCTCAATACTGGGGAAAGGATTATCAGTCCTGTGTGGGGAAGCACCAGTCTCCGATCAACATTGAGGAACACTACGTACGGACGGTCACACTTCCACCTCTTCTGTTTTCCGGTTTCGATGTACCCAGGATAGCCACATTAACTAACAACGGTCATACAG tACTCCTCAGAGCTGTGGGCCATGTGGACGCTTTTTTAACCGGGGGTCCTCTTGGGGACGATGTTTACACGTTCGAACAGCTACATTTTCATTGGGGTGAAAACGATTGGGAAGGTTCAGAAGATATGATCAATAATCAATCATTCGCCATGGAATTGCACGCAGTATTCTACAAATCCATTTACAGATCGGCTGCTGAGGCACAACGATATCCCGATGGGTTGACCGTACTAGCTTATTTTATGGCG GCGGGTGAAGAGATGGATCCTAGTTATGAACCGTTGGTGGAAACTCTGCCGCAGATTGAGGTGATCGGAAAAGAGAACATAATCTTGGAAGATCTGATTCTCGAGTCCATTCTCATGACAAATAGGCCCTCGAGTCAAAACTATTTCACCTACAATGGGTCACTCACGACACCACCTTGTTCCGAAGTAGTTACTTGGATTGACTTCAAACAACCCCATATACTTTCACGAGAACAG ATCGCGGCGTTTCGCCGTATCCGTAGCGCGGAAGGGGAAAGAGTGACACACAACTTCCGGCCAGTTCAACCTCTTGAAGACAGAattgtatatgaaaatattcccgAATTATCATATCATAATCAGCGTTATTATCCGGAACAAATATATTCGGGACAATTGGCTAGCAGAGCTTCTGTACCACCACTCATCGtttcattaataatttcaacttACCTATGGTGCCGGTAA
- the LOC105684791 gene encoding F-box only protein 28 isoform X1 has product MELLVPDEVRGSTLGKMVSTRQMSIVGSSSNVGTVGDSIGDAGTARRHQVQPQPGSSTVVPVAETTTMRHTNLLDLPVEIMEKIFSYLDFNTIARLRPVCHQMDRVCGSILSSTFQRLQTQMLSRFQAIKAQMPRRESARRNHPLACESDIIETLHMRLTLLQMTFGKHIERKHCCFFPGEILDEVYRILLYVQVTPKLARPYKVTDELFDLSTMAMEYFKERLEPTLPEIPYFGTDFLDLAGTFSSPSNVSKPFMCLDSAPMSVGGGKGGRSSGGVGSPPHSSDDPGLLESNVVPPQSNMVLRKRIRKIKQGMKRYNSQLTLMRRDLRGCKAKIAEQQKQIVEYASRLDDNDKKNEETSRKFSTLLQDHQLCHVNILQELNKCKTELQYWRSKSPAIPACLGCGQSMPLPSEDLQALANQGVLPEALGESLDFVPIAEAHSPTEMVSPVILTHPVLTEMAPPKAPAPSGISKRKSSAEEMPSDSSKKPRRSSKTRQAKRSKI; this is encoded by the exons ATGGAACTTCTA GTACCTGACGAAGTGCGTGGTTCTACGCTGGGAAAAATGGTGTCTACTCGTCAGATGAGCATTGTGGGCAGCAGTAGCAATGTGGGCACTGTGGGTGATAGTATCGGCGATGCTGGAACAGCTCGTAGACATCAGGTGCAGCCACAACCAGGATCATCAACCGTGGTCCCAGTTGCAGAAACCACTACTATGAGACATACTAATCTTTTAGATCTACCTGTGGAAAttatggagaaaatttttagctACTTAGATTTCAACACCATTGCCCGCTTACGTCCC GTTTGCCATCAAATGGATCGAGTATGCGGGTCTATTCTCAGCTCAACTTTTCAACGGCTCCAAACGCAAATGCTTAGTCGTTTTCAAGCTATTAAAGCACAAATGCCGCGACGTGAATCTGCTCGACGCAATCACCCATTGGCCTGCGAGTCCGATATCATAGAAACGCTACACATGCGTCTTACTCTGCTGCAAATGACTTTTGGAAAGCACATAGAACGTAAACATTGCTGTTTCTTCCCAGGAGAG ATTTTGGATGAAGTCTATCGGATCTTGTTATACGTACAAGTAACGCCAAAATTGGCCAGACCCTATAAAGTGACCGACGAATTGTTTGACCTCAGTACAATGGCCATGGAATACTTCAAGGAGCGCTTGGAGCCAACGCTTCCAGAAATCCCATACTTTGGCACTGATTTCTTGGATCTTGCTGGCACATTTTCCT CGCCTAGTAATGTGAGCAAACCATTCATGTGCCTGGACTCAGCACCCATGAGTGTTGGAGGAGGTAAAGGTGGCAGAAGTAGCGGAGGGGTTGGCTCACCCCCGCACTCTTCTGATGATCCGGGCTTGTTGGAATCTAATGTCGTACCTCCACAGTCTAATATGGTTCTGCGGAAACgtatacgaaaaataaaacaaggaaTGAAACGATACAACAGCCAACTCACACTAATGCGTAGAGATTTGCGCGGCTGCAAGGCGAAAATAGCTGagcaacaaaaacaaatagtAGAATATGCAAGCAGGcttgatgataatgataagaaGAATGAAGAGACGTCTCGGAAGTTTAGCACTCTTTTACAG GATCATCAACTCTGTCACGTGAATATTCTACAGGAACTGAACAAGTGCAAGACAGAGTTACAATATTGGCGTTCCAAATCACCGGCGATCCCGGCATGTCTTGGCTGCGGACAATCGATGCCTTTACCGAGTGAGGATTTGCAAGCTCTGGCTAATCAAGGTGTATTACCTGAGGCATTAGGAGAATCTCTGGATTTTGTGCCAATAGCAGAGGCTCACAGTCCGACAGAGATGGTGTCACCAGTGATTTTGACTCATCCGGTTCTTACTGAAATGGCCCCGCCTAAAGCGCCGGCACCATCCGGAATATCGAAGCGGAAATCTTCTGCTGAAGAGATGCCCAGCGATTCATCTAAGAAGCCACGACGTTCGTCTAAAACTCGTCAGGCTAAGCGCTCAAAAATCTAA
- the LOC105684791 gene encoding F-box only protein 28 isoform X2 produces the protein MELLVPDEVRGSTLGKMVSTRQMSIVGSSSNVGTVGDSIGDAGTARRHQVQPQPGSSTVVPVAETTTMRHTNLLDLPVEIMEKIFSYLDFNTIARLRPVCHQMDRVCGSILSSTFQRLQTQMLSRFQAIKAQMPRRESARRNHPLACESDIIETLHMRLTLLQMTFGKHIERKHCCFFPGEILDEVYRILLYVQVTPKLARPYKVTDELFDLSTMAMEYFKERLEPTLPEIPYFGTDFLDLAGTFSSPSNVSKPFMCLDSAPMSVGGGKGGRSSGGVGSPPHSSDDPGLLESNVVPPQSNMVLRKRIRKIKQGMKRYNSQLTLMRRDLRGCKAKIAEQQKQIVEYASRLDDNDKKNEETSRKFSTLLQELNKCKTELQYWRSKSPAIPACLGCGQSMPLPSEDLQALANQGVLPEALGESLDFVPIAEAHSPTEMVSPVILTHPVLTEMAPPKAPAPSGISKRKSSAEEMPSDSSKKPRRSSKTRQAKRSKI, from the exons ATGGAACTTCTA GTACCTGACGAAGTGCGTGGTTCTACGCTGGGAAAAATGGTGTCTACTCGTCAGATGAGCATTGTGGGCAGCAGTAGCAATGTGGGCACTGTGGGTGATAGTATCGGCGATGCTGGAACAGCTCGTAGACATCAGGTGCAGCCACAACCAGGATCATCAACCGTGGTCCCAGTTGCAGAAACCACTACTATGAGACATACTAATCTTTTAGATCTACCTGTGGAAAttatggagaaaatttttagctACTTAGATTTCAACACCATTGCCCGCTTACGTCCC GTTTGCCATCAAATGGATCGAGTATGCGGGTCTATTCTCAGCTCAACTTTTCAACGGCTCCAAACGCAAATGCTTAGTCGTTTTCAAGCTATTAAAGCACAAATGCCGCGACGTGAATCTGCTCGACGCAATCACCCATTGGCCTGCGAGTCCGATATCATAGAAACGCTACACATGCGTCTTACTCTGCTGCAAATGACTTTTGGAAAGCACATAGAACGTAAACATTGCTGTTTCTTCCCAGGAGAG ATTTTGGATGAAGTCTATCGGATCTTGTTATACGTACAAGTAACGCCAAAATTGGCCAGACCCTATAAAGTGACCGACGAATTGTTTGACCTCAGTACAATGGCCATGGAATACTTCAAGGAGCGCTTGGAGCCAACGCTTCCAGAAATCCCATACTTTGGCACTGATTTCTTGGATCTTGCTGGCACATTTTCCT CGCCTAGTAATGTGAGCAAACCATTCATGTGCCTGGACTCAGCACCCATGAGTGTTGGAGGAGGTAAAGGTGGCAGAAGTAGCGGAGGGGTTGGCTCACCCCCGCACTCTTCTGATGATCCGGGCTTGTTGGAATCTAATGTCGTACCTCCACAGTCTAATATGGTTCTGCGGAAACgtatacgaaaaataaaacaaggaaTGAAACGATACAACAGCCAACTCACACTAATGCGTAGAGATTTGCGCGGCTGCAAGGCGAAAATAGCTGagcaacaaaaacaaatagtAGAATATGCAAGCAGGcttgatgataatgataagaaGAATGAAGAGACGTCTCGGAAGTTTAGCACTCTTTTACAG GAACTGAACAAGTGCAAGACAGAGTTACAATATTGGCGTTCCAAATCACCGGCGATCCCGGCATGTCTTGGCTGCGGACAATCGATGCCTTTACCGAGTGAGGATTTGCAAGCTCTGGCTAATCAAGGTGTATTACCTGAGGCATTAGGAGAATCTCTGGATTTTGTGCCAATAGCAGAGGCTCACAGTCCGACAGAGATGGTGTCACCAGTGATTTTGACTCATCCGGTTCTTACTGAAATGGCCCCGCCTAAAGCGCCGGCACCATCCGGAATATCGAAGCGGAAATCTTCTGCTGAAGAGATGCCCAGCGATTCATCTAAGAAGCCACGACGTTCGTCTAAAACTCGTCAGGCTAAGCGCTCAAAAATCTAA
- the LOC105684791 gene encoding F-box only protein 28 isoform X3, with the protein MVSTRQMSIVGSSSNVGTVGDSIGDAGTARRHQVQPQPGSSTVVPVAETTTMRHTNLLDLPVEIMEKIFSYLDFNTIARLRPVCHQMDRVCGSILSSTFQRLQTQMLSRFQAIKAQMPRRESARRNHPLACESDIIETLHMRLTLLQMTFGKHIERKHCCFFPGEILDEVYRILLYVQVTPKLARPYKVTDELFDLSTMAMEYFKERLEPTLPEIPYFGTDFLDLAGTFSSPSNVSKPFMCLDSAPMSVGGGKGGRSSGGVGSPPHSSDDPGLLESNVVPPQSNMVLRKRIRKIKQGMKRYNSQLTLMRRDLRGCKAKIAEQQKQIVEYASRLDDNDKKNEETSRKFSTLLQDHQLCHVNILQELNKCKTELQYWRSKSPAIPACLGCGQSMPLPSEDLQALANQGVLPEALGESLDFVPIAEAHSPTEMVSPVILTHPVLTEMAPPKAPAPSGISKRKSSAEEMPSDSSKKPRRSSKTRQAKRSKI; encoded by the exons ATGGTGTCTACTCGTCAGATGAGCATTGTGGGCAGCAGTAGCAATGTGGGCACTGTGGGTGATAGTATCGGCGATGCTGGAACAGCTCGTAGACATCAGGTGCAGCCACAACCAGGATCATCAACCGTGGTCCCAGTTGCAGAAACCACTACTATGAGACATACTAATCTTTTAGATCTACCTGTGGAAAttatggagaaaatttttagctACTTAGATTTCAACACCATTGCCCGCTTACGTCCC GTTTGCCATCAAATGGATCGAGTATGCGGGTCTATTCTCAGCTCAACTTTTCAACGGCTCCAAACGCAAATGCTTAGTCGTTTTCAAGCTATTAAAGCACAAATGCCGCGACGTGAATCTGCTCGACGCAATCACCCATTGGCCTGCGAGTCCGATATCATAGAAACGCTACACATGCGTCTTACTCTGCTGCAAATGACTTTTGGAAAGCACATAGAACGTAAACATTGCTGTTTCTTCCCAGGAGAG ATTTTGGATGAAGTCTATCGGATCTTGTTATACGTACAAGTAACGCCAAAATTGGCCAGACCCTATAAAGTGACCGACGAATTGTTTGACCTCAGTACAATGGCCATGGAATACTTCAAGGAGCGCTTGGAGCCAACGCTTCCAGAAATCCCATACTTTGGCACTGATTTCTTGGATCTTGCTGGCACATTTTCCT CGCCTAGTAATGTGAGCAAACCATTCATGTGCCTGGACTCAGCACCCATGAGTGTTGGAGGAGGTAAAGGTGGCAGAAGTAGCGGAGGGGTTGGCTCACCCCCGCACTCTTCTGATGATCCGGGCTTGTTGGAATCTAATGTCGTACCTCCACAGTCTAATATGGTTCTGCGGAAACgtatacgaaaaataaaacaaggaaTGAAACGATACAACAGCCAACTCACACTAATGCGTAGAGATTTGCGCGGCTGCAAGGCGAAAATAGCTGagcaacaaaaacaaatagtAGAATATGCAAGCAGGcttgatgataatgataagaaGAATGAAGAGACGTCTCGGAAGTTTAGCACTCTTTTACAG GATCATCAACTCTGTCACGTGAATATTCTACAGGAACTGAACAAGTGCAAGACAGAGTTACAATATTGGCGTTCCAAATCACCGGCGATCCCGGCATGTCTTGGCTGCGGACAATCGATGCCTTTACCGAGTGAGGATTTGCAAGCTCTGGCTAATCAAGGTGTATTACCTGAGGCATTAGGAGAATCTCTGGATTTTGTGCCAATAGCAGAGGCTCACAGTCCGACAGAGATGGTGTCACCAGTGATTTTGACTCATCCGGTTCTTACTGAAATGGCCCCGCCTAAAGCGCCGGCACCATCCGGAATATCGAAGCGGAAATCTTCTGCTGAAGAGATGCCCAGCGATTCATCTAAGAAGCCACGACGTTCGTCTAAAACTCGTCAGGCTAAGCGCTCAAAAATCTAA
- the LOC105685222 gene encoding max-like protein X isoform X2 has product MADSPSKEGYDNRMAMRSGGGSDGDLKLEPSSPTERYTFSRCSSTGSINTPSSSAHNTEDEDSDNKNCTISYKERRREAHTQAEQKRRDAIKKGYDSLQDLVPTCQHTDSSGYKLSKATVLQKSIDYIQFLLQQKKKQEEERNALRKEVVALRIMQANYEQIVKAHQTQPGHAEARISDEAKFQVFRAIMDRLFQTFSNVSVANFAELSACVFSWLEEYCKPQTLREVVISVLQQFNNPIS; this is encoded by the exons ATGGCTGATTCACCATCTAAAGAAGGATACGATAACC GAATGGCGATGCGCAGTGGAGGAGGATCTGACGGAGATTTGAAACTGGAACCATCTAGTCCTACTGAAAGATATACGTTTTCTCGATGTAGTAGCACTGGATCCATTAATACGCCATCTTCATCAGCGCATAACACTG AAGATGAAGACAGCGACAATAAGAACTGTACAATTAGCTATAAAGAGCGTCGCAGAGAAGCTCACACACAGGCGGAGCAAAAGCGGAGGGATGCCATAAAGAAAGGATACGATTCTCTCCAGGATTTGGTTCCAACTTGCCAGCATACAGATTCATCAGGATACAAACTCTCCAAAGCCACAGTTCTTCAGAAGTCAATCGATTACATTCAGTTCCTGTTACaacagaagaaaaagcaaGAGGAAGAACGTAATGCTCTTCGTAAAGAAGTCGTTGCGCTCAGAATAATGCAAGCCAATTATGAACAGATTGTTAAAGCGCATCAAACACAACCTGGTCATGCTGAGGCACGCATATCTGATGAAGCTAAATTCCAAGTG tttCGGGCAATTATGGACCGGCTATTTCAAACCTTCAGCAATGTATCTGTAGCCAACTTTGCCGAGCTATCAGCCTGTGTATTTAGCTGGCTAGAAGAATATTGTAAGCCACAG ACTCTTCGGGAAGTTGTAATATCCGTTCTACAGCAGTTCAACAATCCTATCAGCTAG
- the LOC105685222 gene encoding max-like protein X isoform X1: MADSPSKEGYDNQGMAMRSGGGSDGDLKLEPSSPTERYTFSRCSSTGSINTPSSSAHNTEDEDSDNKNCTISYKERRREAHTQAEQKRRDAIKKGYDSLQDLVPTCQHTDSSGYKLSKATVLQKSIDYIQFLLQQKKKQEEERNALRKEVVALRIMQANYEQIVKAHQTQPGHAEARISDEAKFQVFRAIMDRLFQTFSNVSVANFAELSACVFSWLEEYCKPQTLREVVISVLQQFNNPIS; the protein is encoded by the exons ATGGCTGATTCACCATCTAAAGAAGGATACGATAACC AAGGAATGGCGATGCGCAGTGGAGGAGGATCTGACGGAGATTTGAAACTGGAACCATCTAGTCCTACTGAAAGATATACGTTTTCTCGATGTAGTAGCACTGGATCCATTAATACGCCATCTTCATCAGCGCATAACACTG AAGATGAAGACAGCGACAATAAGAACTGTACAATTAGCTATAAAGAGCGTCGCAGAGAAGCTCACACACAGGCGGAGCAAAAGCGGAGGGATGCCATAAAGAAAGGATACGATTCTCTCCAGGATTTGGTTCCAACTTGCCAGCATACAGATTCATCAGGATACAAACTCTCCAAAGCCACAGTTCTTCAGAAGTCAATCGATTACATTCAGTTCCTGTTACaacagaagaaaaagcaaGAGGAAGAACGTAATGCTCTTCGTAAAGAAGTCGTTGCGCTCAGAATAATGCAAGCCAATTATGAACAGATTGTTAAAGCGCATCAAACACAACCTGGTCATGCTGAGGCACGCATATCTGATGAAGCTAAATTCCAAGTG tttCGGGCAATTATGGACCGGCTATTTCAAACCTTCAGCAATGTATCTGTAGCCAACTTTGCCGAGCTATCAGCCTGTGTATTTAGCTGGCTAGAAGAATATTGTAAGCCACAG ACTCTTCGGGAAGTTGTAATATCCGTTCTACAGCAGTTCAACAATCCTATCAGCTAG